In a single window of the Pyrococcus sp. NA2 genome:
- a CDS encoding daunorubicin resistance protein DrrA family ABC transporter ATP-binding protein translates to MKAIEVKNLRKLYPKRIPLPFRKVEWVEALKGVSFTVKKGELFGLLGPNGAGKTTTIKILTTLLEPTSGEARVLGFDVVKEAREVRKRINLVAEGERTLYWRLTGYENLRYFASIYYVPKKEAEKRIEELLKLVGLWERKDDLVMNYSRGMKQRLAIAKALINDPEVLFLDEPTLGLDVQSAVFVRELIRKLVDEEGKTVLLTTHYMQEAEELCDRIAIIDHGRIIAMDTPEGLKKLVKKDTIVEVKVKNYSGENPSGLAKVSENNGIIVFRGSLDEEDIPRVVEFLVKKGAKVVSVEVKEPTLEDVFIKLTGRGLRD, encoded by the coding sequence ATGAAGGCCATTGAGGTTAAAAATCTAAGGAAGCTCTATCCTAAGAGGATTCCCCTTCCCTTCAGGAAGGTTGAATGGGTTGAGGCCTTGAAGGGGGTTAGCTTTACCGTCAAGAAAGGGGAACTATTTGGTCTTTTGGGCCCAAACGGAGCGGGAAAGACGACAACGATAAAGATACTAACTACATTGCTCGAACCCACATCTGGAGAGGCGAGGGTTCTTGGCTTTGATGTTGTTAAAGAGGCGAGAGAAGTTAGGAAAAGGATAAATCTCGTTGCCGAAGGGGAAAGAACTTTGTACTGGAGATTGACGGGATATGAAAACCTTAGGTACTTCGCAAGTATATATTACGTACCTAAAAAGGAGGCTGAGAAGAGAATTGAGGAATTGCTAAAATTGGTTGGCCTTTGGGAGAGAAAGGATGATCTGGTGATGAACTACTCAAGGGGTATGAAGCAGAGGCTTGCAATAGCTAAAGCCTTGATAAATGATCCAGAGGTTCTCTTCCTGGATGAACCAACCCTCGGCTTAGATGTTCAAAGTGCAGTCTTCGTTAGGGAATTAATAAGGAAACTTGTCGATGAAGAGGGAAAGACAGTTCTCCTGACAACTCATTACATGCAGGAGGCTGAGGAACTTTGTGATAGAATTGCCATAATAGACCATGGCAGAATAATAGCGATGGATACTCCAGAGGGGCTAAAAAAGCTCGTTAAAAAGGACACCATAGTTGAGGTAAAGGTGAAGAATTATAGTGGTGAGAACCCATCTGGGTTGGCAAAGGTTTCTGAGAACAATGGAATCATTGTTTTTAGGGGTTCTCTTGATGAAGAAGACATTCCAAGAGTGGTTGAATTCTTAGTTAAGAAAGGGGCCAAAGTTGTATCTGTGGAAGTCAAGGAGCCAACCCTAGAGGATGTTTTCATAAAGCTTACGGGTAGGGGGCTGAGGGATTGA
- a CDS encoding Nre family DNA repair protein, translated as MIKVNSKLCAICKGRKLLCGRPVCPILERFRAVKEVTPLLKRSEIFGSSPPSIFVGEYGYPKVRIGPLIPPIEGDTIYLDNPLSWENISIRDIIKFRSLLVLGQLKTHVDLRRSTKLVEAIQELAMAKKPVDTEMFLKNRPVLKIVPSEFAPPLGPRGELKKFEITENPSVPRKVEEIVGDEIKAREAIITLYEAGFDEYYIIRLLSAGLLGVKPKLVPTRWSITAVQDTIGNYLRRKVLNFDVIDNYEVYNYEFLGNRYIILLIPRRYSFELLEVWLRGSIFGSDEPSVIHDYEDFRGIKGYANETSGAYYAARLSVLEHLMKRKKQASAIVFREVTPAYYAPVGVWQIRIGVKKALEKSPEKFESLTEALNKIRGILYHPLNKYIERSWLLRQLSQRQITSFLGVSR; from the coding sequence ATGATTAAGGTTAACTCGAAACTATGTGCCATTTGCAAAGGTCGTAAATTACTTTGTGGTAGACCAGTTTGTCCAATATTGGAAAGATTTAGGGCTGTAAAGGAGGTAACCCCCTTATTAAAGCGGAGTGAAATATTCGGATCATCTCCACCAAGTATTTTTGTTGGGGAGTATGGCTATCCTAAAGTTAGGATAGGTCCTCTAATACCACCAATAGAGGGGGACACCATCTACTTGGACAATCCGTTAAGTTGGGAAAACATTAGCATTAGGGATATCATAAAATTCCGCTCTCTCCTAGTTTTGGGTCAATTAAAAACACACGTTGACTTGAGAAGGAGCACTAAACTAGTAGAGGCAATACAGGAGCTTGCAATGGCTAAAAAACCAGTGGATACCGAGATGTTTCTTAAGAACAGGCCAGTACTAAAAATTGTCCCGAGTGAATTTGCACCCCCTTTGGGGCCTAGAGGGGAGCTTAAAAAATTCGAGATCACTGAAAATCCTTCAGTTCCCAGGAAAGTTGAAGAGATCGTAGGAGATGAAATTAAGGCCAGAGAGGCAATAATAACGCTTTATGAGGCTGGATTCGACGAATATTATATAATAAGACTTCTGTCCGCAGGATTACTTGGAGTCAAGCCAAAGTTAGTTCCCACTAGGTGGAGCATAACTGCAGTCCAAGATACGATAGGGAATTATCTTAGGAGGAAAGTCCTGAATTTCGATGTAATTGACAATTATGAGGTCTACAACTACGAGTTCTTGGGAAATAGATACATTATACTTTTGATACCGAGGAGATACTCCTTTGAGCTACTTGAGGTCTGGCTGAGGGGCTCGATCTTTGGAAGTGATGAGCCAAGTGTTATACATGATTACGAAGATTTCAGGGGAATAAAGGGATATGCCAATGAAACAAGTGGAGCTTATTATGCAGCACGCTTGAGCGTTCTTGAACACCTTATGAAGAGGAAAAAACAGGCAAGCGCAATAGTTTTTAGAGAGGTAACCCCTGCATACTATGCCCCCGTTGGAGTCTGGCAGATAAGAATTGGCGTTAAAAAGGCTCTAGAAAAGAGTCCAGAAAAATTTGAGAGCCTTACAGAAGCTTTAAATAAAATAAGAGGGATTTTATATCATCCTCTAAACAAATATATAGAGAGAAGTTGGTTGCTAAGACAACTATCTCAGCGTCAAATTACCTCCTTCCTGGGGGTCTCCCGATGA
- a CDS encoding helix-turn-helix domain-containing protein, whose protein sequence is MSSKEIARTTNLSERTVRYALKILRDQGLVREIFLLEDARRRVYTLNLGFEKFDEPIKVGSF, encoded by the coding sequence ATGTCTTCAAAGGAAATAGCAAGAACAACAAACCTTTCTGAAAGAACCGTTAGATACGCCTTGAAAATTCTTAGAGATCAGGGGCTTGTGAGAGAGATATTTCTACTTGAAGATGCAAGGAGAAGGGTTTACACCTTAAATTTAGGATTTGAGAAGTTCGATGAACCCATCAAGGTCGGTAGCTTTTAA
- a CDS encoding signal recognition particle protein Srp19, with product MPRFVVWPCELDSRISRRYGRIVPKTLAIEKPSVEEIVKAVEVLGFKVIEVEMDKLNPRLSGIDEELRTYGRVIIESPYGKGKTLKIIAQKVRELRKGR from the coding sequence ATGCCAAGATTCGTTGTTTGGCCTTGTGAACTTGATTCAAGGATTAGTAGGCGATATGGACGAATTGTTCCAAAAACACTTGCCATTGAAAAGCCCTCTGTTGAAGAGATCGTTAAGGCCGTTGAAGTCTTAGGTTTTAAGGTGATTGAGGTTGAGATGGATAAGTTAAATCCAAGGCTTTCGGGGATTGACGAGGAGCTTCGAACGTACGGAAGGGTAATAATAGAGAGCCCATATGGGAAAGGAAAAACCCTGAAAATTATTGCTCAGAAAGTTAGGGAACTTAGAAAAGGACGTTAA
- a CDS encoding tRNA (adenine-N1)-methyltransferase: MIKEGDKVVLIDPRGKKYLVTITKKEFHTDLGVLKLEEAIGKEFGEGIKSHKGHEFKIIKPRIVDFLDKMKRGPQIVHPKDAALIVAYAGVSPGDFIVEAGVGSGALTLFLANIVGPEGRIVSYEIREDFAKLAWENIKWAGFDDRVTIKLKDIYQGIDEENVDHVILDLPEPERVVEHAAKALKPGGYFVAYTPCANQVMRLHEKLREFRDVFLKPRTIDVVVFEQEVKKDCIRPRTTILAHTGYITFSRKK; the protein is encoded by the coding sequence ATGATCAAAGAAGGGGACAAGGTAGTTCTGATAGATCCTAGAGGAAAAAAGTATTTAGTGACAATAACAAAGAAGGAGTTCCACACTGATCTCGGCGTTTTAAAGCTTGAAGAGGCAATAGGAAAAGAATTTGGAGAAGGGATAAAGAGCCATAAGGGGCATGAGTTCAAGATAATTAAACCTAGAATAGTTGATTTCCTTGATAAGATGAAGAGGGGGCCCCAAATAGTTCATCCCAAAGATGCAGCATTGATAGTAGCATATGCCGGTGTTTCTCCTGGAGACTTTATAGTTGAAGCAGGAGTTGGGAGTGGAGCATTAACACTGTTCTTGGCAAATATCGTTGGACCCGAAGGGAGAATAGTCAGCTATGAGATAAGAGAAGACTTTGCCAAGCTTGCCTGGGAAAATATCAAGTGGGCTGGTTTTGACGATAGAGTTACCATAAAACTAAAGGACATATACCAGGGAATCGATGAAGAGAATGTTGATCATGTTATTCTAGACCTTCCAGAGCCCGAAAGAGTTGTCGAACATGCTGCCAAGGCTCTAAAACCTGGAGGATATTTCGTTGCCTATACACCTTGTGCAAACCAGGTTATGAGGTTACATGAGAAGCTAAGAGAGTTTAGAGATGTATTTCTAAAGCCAAGAACCATAGATGTCGTTGTGTTTGAACAGGAGGTTAAAAAGGATTGTATAAGACCGAGAACAACAATATTGGCCCATACAGGATACATAACGTTTTCAAGAAAGAAATGA
- a CDS encoding HPP family protein, producing MNRKICRIIGKRKLVLSARKEELSHNIKYISKVPVRIVMDKEFLKVRPETPLFELISMFTSEETSAVVVDEEGKLVGFITMKDLLHYFVPPRKYSIAGFGMLKKYILSRATRVEDIMIKKPIVIDVNENLGQAIKLMVETGKHHLPVVDKDRKVYGILEVKDIIRLIRIVSS from the coding sequence ATGAATAGAAAGATCTGTAGGATAATTGGGAAAAGAAAATTGGTGCTATCTGCAAGAAAGGAAGAGTTAAGTCATAATATAAAGTATATTTCGAAAGTCCCCGTGAGAATAGTCATGGATAAGGAGTTTTTGAAAGTTAGGCCTGAGACACCCCTCTTTGAGCTGATTTCCATGTTCACTAGTGAGGAGACATCTGCAGTGGTTGTTGATGAGGAGGGGAAATTGGTGGGATTTATCACCATGAAGGATCTCCTCCATTATTTTGTTCCTCCCAGGAAGTACTCGATAGCGGGTTTTGGAATGCTAAAGAAATACATATTGAGCAGGGCGACAAGGGTTGAGGATATAATGATAAAGAAGCCAATTGTAATCGATGTCAATGAAAATCTTGGCCAAGCAATAAAGTTGATGGTTGAAACCGGGAAGCATCACCTCCCGGTAGTTGATAAGGATAGGAAGGTGTATGGAATTCTTGAGGTGAAAGATATAATAAGACTAATTAGGATAGTTTCATCCTAG
- a CDS encoding DUF257 family protein → MNIPEIMDREKISVLIEYTSGDIMGPGLFTMLDDIQYRYGNNAFVIITDFLDTLPIWEYQAKLLGITTEVIKKAEVIKVGGKISTGNVVYKIPISSYPVYKTLYEEALSKLLESAKSHTGFFINIQIGIEGLMSIFDRKELLEQIHDIGEYMVTKDKDVRDIVFVNVDSLKDTSPYMLAMLRSLFPIVLKIMNDGKSFVVSKSVFPNLKGAVGTIWGGEVNEIQKKANPFNIHSTGLGSYNSHNYSEHSYIRPIRKPR, encoded by the coding sequence ATGAACATACCAGAGATAATGGATCGTGAGAAGATAAGCGTACTCATTGAATACACTTCAGGGGATATAATGGGCCCTGGTTTGTTTACAATGCTGGATGATATCCAATACAGATATGGGAATAATGCTTTTGTAATAATAACGGATTTCCTGGATACCTTGCCGATATGGGAATATCAGGCAAAACTCCTAGGAATAACAACTGAAGTAATAAAAAAGGCGGAAGTGATAAAAGTTGGTGGAAAGATAAGTACCGGAAACGTTGTCTATAAGATTCCAATTTCAAGTTATCCTGTGTATAAAACATTGTACGAAGAGGCTCTTAGTAAGCTTCTGGAGAGTGCTAAATCCCATACCGGGTTCTTCATAAACATTCAGATTGGGATCGAGGGGCTGATGAGCATCTTTGATAGAAAAGAATTATTGGAACAAATTCATGATATTGGAGAATATATGGTTACCAAGGATAAGGATGTTAGGGACATTGTCTTCGTTAACGTTGACTCTCTAAAGGACACTTCTCCCTATATGCTGGCAATGTTACGATCCCTCTTTCCAATAGTCCTTAAAATAATGAACGATGGGAAATCTTTCGTCGTCTCGAAGAGTGTTTTCCCAAACTTAAAAGGGGCAGTTGGCACGATTTGGGGGGGGGAAGTAAATGAAATTCAGAAAAAAGCTAATCCTTTCAATATTCATTCCACTGGCCTTGGTAGTTATAACAGCCATAATTATTCAGAGCATAGCTATATCCGACCTATACGAAAACCTCGATAA
- a CDS encoding DUF257 family protein — MKPNYIDKMLVDKIKNGDIVIIEYPSTFPIHEFLWGELVMTLIDDFDIVIDDFFGLGDVLFRTYLRRVPPKMYSEIVEKIMGKVKAIKIGPGKISYTGFIEEIPLTYDLSEFIKLYYPGIREILTKASKRVIFITVGLAEYLYFGGDEALKTLLLSRSILPIEDWTSVYLLNTNLAPEKSIAALEEISPLVVYLSKKGTLVKKE; from the coding sequence ATGAAACCCAATTATATAGATAAAATGCTTGTTGATAAAATAAAAAATGGTGATATAGTTATAATTGAGTACCCAAGCACGTTTCCAATTCATGAATTTCTATGGGGAGAATTGGTAATGACGCTTATAGATGATTTTGACATAGTAATAGATGATTTTTTTGGACTCGGAGATGTACTTTTCAGGACATACCTTAGAAGGGTTCCTCCAAAGATGTATTCGGAGATAGTCGAAAAGATAATGGGAAAGGTAAAAGCAATTAAGATAGGACCAGGTAAAATAAGCTATACTGGATTCATTGAGGAGATTCCCTTAACCTATGACCTATCAGAGTTTATAAAGCTCTACTATCCTGGAATAAGAGAGATACTCACAAAGGCCTCCAAGAGGGTCATATTTATAACCGTTGGACTGGCCGAATACTTATATTTCGGCGGAGATGAAGCTCTAAAGACGCTCCTCCTTAGTAGGAGTATACTGCCAATTGAAGACTGGACATCTGTTTACCTACTGAACACTAATCTAGCTCCAGAAAAGAGTATTGCAGCGTTAGAGGAGATAAGTCCCCTAGTGGTTTATCTTTCAAAAAAAGGAACCTTGGTGAAGAAGGAATGA
- a CDS encoding DUF257 family protein produces the protein MEAAKKFESGVFGYLGSINPGELYLITYTSEEPVHLAFFILIRNLVEKNLPFLIIDILDQLHLFKVNLKLAGIDTSVIDNAEVMKVGGFIETGKVVKRINFDSEIFVFGKQLNELINEISKTHGKPVIIIGVGSEKIIRMLERSEPDLETFFSLMGRATLGNEKYSRIVFINTSLIGEKALAEFIELATRVFELKLEGEAGVEKSLSFKIVKSIVFEEYGEEFKVSASRLQEYLKAG, from the coding sequence ATGGAGGCAGCTAAGAAGTTTGAGTCTGGTGTTTTTGGATATCTTGGCAGTATAAACCCTGGGGAACTTTACTTGATCACATACACATCTGAGGAACCAGTTCATCTGGCATTCTTCATCTTAATAAGGAACCTCGTTGAAAAAAATTTGCCATTCTTAATCATTGACATACTCGACCAGTTGCACTTATTCAAAGTTAATCTAAAACTTGCAGGGATAGATACAAGCGTGATAGACAACGCTGAAGTAATGAAGGTTGGGGGCTTCATTGAAACCGGAAAGGTAGTGAAGAGGATAAACTTTGATTCGGAGATATTTGTTTTTGGAAAACAATTAAACGAATTGATTAATGAGATTAGCAAGACCCATGGAAAGCCCGTGATAATAATAGGAGTTGGTTCTGAAAAGATAATAAGGATGCTCGAAAGATCGGAGCCTGACTTGGAGACTTTCTTCTCTCTAATGGGTAGGGCAACACTTGGCAATGAAAAGTATTCGAGGATAGTATTCATAAATACCTCATTGATTGGAGAGAAAGCCTTAGCTGAGTTCATTGAACTTGCTACTAGAGTGTTTGAGCTAAAGCTTGAGGGAGAAGCAGGCGTCGAGAAGAGCCTGAGTTTTAAGATAGTAAAATCGATAGTGTTCGAAGAGTATGGAGAGGAGTTTAAGGTTTCTGCAAGTAGACTCCAGGAATATTTAAAAGCTGGATAG
- a CDS encoding Lrp/AsnC family transcriptional regulator → MVRAYVLLTIEIGKVEKVIEELKKIPGVTRADAVTGPYDAIVHIEANDLGELTRKILHDIHNIDGVIDTTTAIVVEIEEES, encoded by the coding sequence ATGGTTAGGGCATACGTGTTGTTGACAATTGAAATTGGGAAGGTGGAGAAGGTTATTGAAGAACTAAAGAAGATTCCAGGAGTCACAAGAGCCGATGCAGTAACTGGCCCATATGATGCAATAGTTCACATAGAAGCAAATGACCTTGGAGAGCTGACGAGAAAGATATTGCATGACATACATAACATTGATGGGGTAATTGATACGACAACGGCTATAGTTGTAGAGATTGAGGAAGAAAGTTAA
- a CDS encoding YkgJ family cysteine cluster protein, translating to MRFLPKPFTKPVKFKCKFCLECCKGRHVYLTLNDIRRLIDAGYDPQEFVTISIEGGKIRFVLSVREWDLGCVFQDPETGLCRAHPHRPLICRIYPFMVSKKPLGVEGEKEIEFQGKKFWLYYDENCPGINEEDGDVITPEDILKLGTKFEEELKATDLDGFIELLKS from the coding sequence ATGAGATTCCTTCCAAAACCCTTTACAAAACCTGTTAAGTTTAAATGTAAATTCTGTCTAGAATGTTGCAAGGGCAGACATGTTTACCTAACGTTAAATGACATAAGAAGGTTAATTGATGCTGGCTATGATCCTCAAGAATTCGTTACAATCTCAATTGAAGGTGGAAAAATTAGGTTTGTGCTCTCCGTAAGGGAATGGGATCTTGGTTGCGTTTTTCAGGATCCTGAGACAGGATTGTGTAGAGCCCATCCTCATAGGCCCCTCATATGTAGAATTTATCCCTTCATGGTATCCAAAAAGCCTCTAGGGGTTGAAGGAGAGAAAGAGATAGAGTTTCAGGGAAAGAAGTTTTGGCTATACTACGATGAAAATTGCCCAGGGATAAATGAAGAGGATGGAGATGTAATAACCCCCGAGGATATATTAAAACTTGGGACAAAATTTGAGGAAGAGTTAAAAGCTACCGACCTTGATGGGTTCATCGAACTTCTCAAATCCTAA
- a CDS encoding methyl-accepting chemotaxis protein: MKFRKKLILSIFIPLALVVITAIIIQSIAISDLYENLDKTMETVKAGASVSAIQGTIEYAKTQLKKTLWINIGIMALVAVVSGTLGVKFVSSVMRPVSEMAKVAEDIAEGKLSRARELIAKIRYPEKDEIGALLEAFKAISHDVLETLEVITERMEKIARGDVAEELTLHAKGDFESILNSMRGMITQLRELMKTIRDLALTLETRAEDLTRISSEITEAVNQVAEAIQQVSTEAQRQQENISQIMDGMNLTADVTQKTVETMEEFSSVVNEVISIAREGKEKGERAISQVGDIQDAMKVISQAVQEVAEMSKNVGEIINTIADIAEQTNLLALNAAIEAARAGELGRGFAVVAQEVRNLAEESKNAAERIRGILNEIQEKVERAVEETQKGVKVVDNSVDFLRETVGYLMNIGELLDDVEDKLQAVKAELSNTQEHVENAKKALENLAASAEEMTASAEEVSASAEEQASSLEEVRRNIVELRDIVKKLREAVEFIKVEKEVS, encoded by the coding sequence ATGAAATTCAGAAAAAAGCTAATCCTTTCAATATTCATTCCACTGGCCTTGGTAGTTATAACAGCCATAATTATTCAGAGCATAGCTATATCCGACCTATACGAAAACCTCGATAAGACCATGGAAACTGTGAAGGCTGGAGCTAGTGTATCAGCAATCCAGGGAACAATAGAGTATGCAAAAACCCAGTTAAAGAAGACCCTTTGGATAAACATTGGAATAATGGCCTTAGTTGCAGTAGTTTCTGGAACTCTTGGCGTGAAATTCGTTAGCTCAGTAATGAGACCTGTAAGTGAGATGGCTAAGGTGGCTGAAGATATAGCTGAGGGGAAGCTAAGTAGGGCAAGAGAGTTAATAGCCAAGATAAGATATCCAGAGAAGGACGAAATCGGTGCCCTACTTGAGGCATTCAAGGCCATCTCTCACGATGTGCTAGAAACCCTTGAAGTAATAACTGAAAGGATGGAGAAGATAGCGAGAGGAGATGTTGCCGAGGAGCTAACCCTTCACGCAAAGGGAGACTTTGAAAGCATATTGAACTCAATGAGAGGAATGATAACTCAGCTTAGGGAATTGATGAAAACAATAAGAGATCTGGCTCTAACTCTAGAAACTAGAGCAGAAGACTTAACCAGGATATCCTCGGAGATAACTGAGGCTGTTAATCAAGTTGCAGAGGCAATACAGCAAGTTAGTACGGAAGCTCAGAGACAGCAAGAGAACATCAGCCAGATAATGGATGGAATGAATCTAACAGCCGATGTTACCCAGAAGACGGTTGAGACTATGGAGGAGTTTAGTAGCGTCGTTAATGAGGTGATATCCATAGCAAGGGAAGGAAAGGAGAAAGGTGAGAGGGCGATCTCTCAAGTTGGAGATATTCAGGATGCGATGAAGGTTATAAGTCAGGCAGTTCAAGAGGTTGCTGAGATGAGCAAGAATGTTGGAGAGATAATAAATACGATTGCTGATATAGCTGAACAAACAAATTTATTGGCTTTAAATGCTGCTATTGAAGCTGCAAGGGCTGGTGAGTTAGGAAGAGGATTTGCAGTTGTTGCCCAGGAAGTTAGGAACTTGGCTGAGGAGAGTAAGAATGCTGCAGAAAGGATAAGGGGAATACTGAACGAAATTCAGGAGAAAGTTGAGAGAGCCGTTGAAGAAACTCAAAAGGGAGTTAAAGTTGTTGATAATTCTGTAGACTTCCTCAGGGAGACGGTTGGTTATCTCATGAACATTGGCGAATTACTGGATGATGTTGAGGATAAGCTCCAGGCTGTTAAAGCTGAACTCTCAAATACCCAGGAGCATGTTGAAAATGCAAAGAAGGCCCTAGAGAACTTGGCTGCAAGTGCTGAGGAAATGACTGCAAGTGCCGAAGAAGTTAGTGCGAGTGCTGAGGAGCAAGCATCTTCTCTTGAAGAGGTTAGGAGGAATATAGTTGAGCTGAGAGATATAGTTAAAAAGCTTAGAGAGGCCGTTGAATTCATAAAGGTTGAAAAGGAGGTGAGCTGA